In Sedimenticola thiotaurini, the following proteins share a genomic window:
- a CDS encoding histidine kinase: protein MSIVSRYPYLQVLVAARMLGPLIIMASALLFSLLLSLWSLPGLEVGVSHLLSLVSTLVAIGAFIVGVNRLRNRLLAPLVQLERAVGDVCQGEPWTSLLFDDVGVLGPLARDLDSLSSELIDLYEDMDNRVARQTRRLAQQTTGLKALYDVAASINQTDDMDELLLRFLRVLKEMVHGVAATVQLTTPQGQMRLVGSIGPDDRVLTESEQLPVPLCQCGKALSSGDVLCEHDAVACSRRNGRHMYGSHELEQITIPLKFHGDILGLYRLFIRKSAMEGREETYDLLYTIGSHLGIAIAKHRSDEEARRLSIIEERTALAHELHDSLAQTLASLRFQVRMLDETLEQEPGTARRRVASWSGSRMVWTRPIPSCGSY from the coding sequence ATGAGCATAGTCAGCCGCTACCCCTATCTACAGGTACTGGTGGCCGCCCGCATGCTGGGTCCGCTCATCATTATGGCCAGCGCCCTGCTGTTCAGCCTGCTGCTGTCGCTCTGGTCTCTCCCCGGCCTGGAAGTGGGCGTGAGCCACCTGTTGTCCCTGGTCTCCACGCTGGTGGCGATCGGCGCCTTCATTGTCGGCGTCAACCGGCTGCGTAACCGGCTGCTGGCCCCCCTGGTGCAACTGGAGCGGGCGGTGGGGGATGTCTGTCAGGGGGAGCCCTGGACCTCCCTGCTGTTTGATGATGTGGGTGTGCTGGGGCCACTGGCCCGGGATCTGGACAGCCTCAGTAGCGAACTGATCGATCTCTACGAGGATATGGACAACCGGGTGGCACGGCAGACCCGCCGACTGGCTCAGCAGACCACCGGTCTGAAGGCGTTGTATGATGTGGCGGCCAGTATCAACCAGACCGATGATATGGATGAGCTGCTGCTGCGGTTCCTGCGGGTACTCAAAGAGATGGTGCATGGCGTGGCGGCCACGGTACAGCTCACCACACCCCAGGGTCAGATGCGTCTGGTGGGCAGTATCGGGCCGGATGACCGGGTGCTGACCGAGAGCGAGCAGCTGCCGGTGCCGCTCTGTCAGTGCGGCAAGGCGCTCTCCAGTGGCGACGTGCTGTGTGAACATGATGCGGTGGCCTGCTCACGACGCAACGGCCGTCATATGTACGGCAGTCACGAGCTGGAACAGATCACCATACCACTCAAATTTCATGGCGATATATTGGGCCTGTACCGGCTGTTTATCAGAAAATCGGCCATGGAGGGGCGTGAAGAGACCTACGACCTGCTCTATACCATCGGCAGCCATCTGGGTATCGCTATCGCCAAACACCGCTCGGATGAAGAGGCCCGGCGCCTCTCCATTATCGAGGAGCGTACCGCCCTGGCCCATGAACTGCACGACTCCCTGGCCCAGACCCTGGCCAGCCTGCGATTCCAGGTGCGCATGCTGGATGAGACCCTGGAGCAGGAACCGGGGACAGCTCGCCGGCGCGTGGCGAGCTGGAGCGGATCAAGAATGGTCTGGACGAGGCCCATACCGAGCTGCGGGAGCTATTGA
- a CDS encoding sensor histidine kinase — MNNFLAPVDQRGLVLALEKMTQRFRQETNVSIFFQCGCRQVNMGASAEMQLLRIAQESLANIRKHAKAHTVRVLLTCSAEGEYRLLVEDDGVGFDNVRPNGSPGEHIGLSIMEERARRVGAQFKIESEPGEGTRVEVTYNPGPGGRKSDQKETH; from the coding sequence TTGAACAACTTCCTGGCGCCGGTGGATCAGCGGGGGCTGGTGCTGGCGCTGGAGAAGATGACCCAGCGCTTCCGCCAGGAGACCAACGTCTCCATCTTTTTCCAGTGCGGTTGCCGCCAGGTGAACATGGGCGCCAGTGCAGAGATGCAGCTGTTACGTATCGCCCAGGAGAGTCTGGCCAATATCCGTAAACACGCCAAGGCCCACACCGTGCGGGTGCTGCTCACCTGCAGCGCGGAAGGTGAATACCGGCTGCTGGTGGAGGATGACGGCGTCGGTTTTGACAACGTGCGACCGAATGGCAGTCCGGGTGAACATATCGGGCTGTCCATTATGGAAGAGCGTGCCCGCCGTGTCGGGGCCCAGTTCAAGATCGAGAGCGAGCCCGGGGAAGGTACCCGGGTGGAAGTGACCTATAACCCCGGCCCGGGTGGCCGCAAAAGTGATCAGAAAGAGACCCACTGA
- a CDS encoding response regulator, whose translation MRILLIDDHALFRIGLQELLQRRGINVIGAFGDCQEGIELASREQPDVVLLDMRMPDMSGIEVLQVLREKGLTMPIAMLTTSREESDVINALQGGAQGYLLKDMEPDELINALRAIVGGATIVAQELTGILAKAVQGESETTAARDVFSDLTPREAEILCLLADGQSNKVIARNLGISDGTVKLHVKSILRKLNVHSRVEAAVIAVEQALCSREQ comes from the coding sequence ATGCGTATCCTGTTAATTGACGATCATGCGCTGTTCCGAATCGGACTCCAGGAGCTGTTACAGCGCCGTGGCATCAACGTGATTGGCGCCTTTGGTGACTGTCAGGAGGGCATTGAGCTGGCTTCCCGGGAACAACCCGACGTGGTGCTGCTGGATATGCGCATGCCGGACATGAGCGGCATCGAAGTGTTGCAGGTGCTGCGTGAGAAGGGCCTCACCATGCCGATCGCCATGCTCACCACCAGTCGTGAAGAGAGCGACGTGATCAACGCCCTGCAGGGCGGGGCGCAGGGTTACCTGCTCAAGGATATGGAGCCGGACGAGTTGATCAACGCCCTGCGCGCCATCGTGGGTGGTGCCACCATCGTCGCCCAGGAGCTGACCGGCATCCTGGCCAAGGCGGTGCAGGGCGAAAGCGAGACGACCGCGGCCCGGGATGTCTTTTCAGACCTCACGCCGCGCGAGGCGGAGATCCTCTGCCTGCTGGCGGATGGCCAGAGCAACAAGGTGATCGCCCGCAATCTGGGTATCTCCGACGGCACGGTCAAACTGCATGTCAAATCCATCCTGCGCAAACTCAATGTACACTCCCGGGTCGAAGCGGCGGTGATCGCCGTGGAGCAGGCGCTCTGCTCCCGTGAACAGTAG